From the Primulina tabacum isolate GXHZ01 chromosome 3, ASM2559414v2, whole genome shotgun sequence genome, one window contains:
- the LOC142540626 gene encoding pentatricopeptide repeat-containing protein At4g04370 has translation MNAFKPQLLHSPKSPPVAATVTSATKWFNSIINRLSVEGFHRQALLIFASMLNSTAAAPDAFTYPSLLKSCTSLNLYNLGLSLHQHLIVSGYSSDPYISSSLINFYAKLKNSQYARRVFDIMPQRNIVPWTAIIGCYSRAGDMENAFFLYNSMQYEGVQPSSITILTMISGVTVSVHLDVLHSCIIKRCYTLDIALMNCMLSVYAKCRRVEEAEELFELLEDKDTVSWNSLINTYSMVGNLSGVSKLFNRMRYENAEPDEHTFGALVSAAVNDGSVEVGKIMHGQVLTSGFGMNKHLQTSLVVMYSRCGQLDEATQIFKSAVDKDVISWTAMISGLVQNDSADKALQVFRQMLVFKVIPSTATMACVLASCGQLGSVRLGTSIHCYILRQRMAVDIPTQNSLVSMYAKCGHLEQSLAVFCLMEERDKVSWNAIVAGYAQSGYLTTALYLFNEMRLVNEQPDSVTIISLLQSCASLGACHQGKWIHNFVFRSSLGPCIRIGTALVDMYAKCGELDSARKCFDSMPQHDTISWSTIIAGYGTHGKGETALEMYSKFLKNKLAPNDVIFLSVLYACSHNGLVDHGMSLFESMKKHNVKPKLEHCACIVDLLCRAGRIQDSYNFYMKMFPEPVSDVLGIMLDSCRRNGEIELGAIIAKEISELEPVDAGKYVQLAHSFASTAKWDGVGESWVQMRSLGLRKVPGWSYIEMQGSITPFFNHHSSHPQYANIVSLLRKLTNDMTEIVLSSECEDVLLFDPDVLGK, from the coding sequence ATGAACGCTTTCAAGCCCCAACTCTTGCACTCTCCGAAGTCGCCACCAGTAGCCGCCACTGTGACCAGCGCCACGAAATGGttcaattccataatcaatcgcCTCTCCGTGGAAGGATTCCACCGCCAAGCCCTCCTCATATTCGCATCCATGCTCAACTCCACCGCCGCGGCTCCGGATGCCTTCACATACCCTTCCCTTCTCAAGTCTTGCACGTCCCTTAACCTCTACAACCTCGGCCTCTCGCTCCACCAACATCTTATTGTTAGTGGGTATTCCTCAGACCCCTACATTTCCTCTTCGCTGATAAATTTCTATGCAAAGCTCAAGAACTCTCAGTATGCCCGAAGGGTGTTTGATATTATGCCTCAGAGAAATATAGTCCCCTGGACGGCGATCATTGGGTGCTATTCTCGTGCTGGAGATATGGAAAATGCATTCTTTTTGTATAATTCTATGCAGTATGAAGGGGTTCAACCTAGTTCGATTACTATTTTGACCATGATCTCTGGTGTTACAGTGAGTGTGCACTTGGATGTTTTGCATTCTTGCATTATAAAAAGGTGTTACACATTGGATATTGCTCTGATGAATTGCATGTTGAGCGTGTATGCTAAGTGTAGAAGAGTAGAAGAGGCAGAGGAGCTGTTTGAATTGTTGGAGGATAAGGACACTGTTTCTTGGAATAGCTTGATCAATACCTATTCTATGGTTGGAAATCTCAGCGGAGTTTCAAAGCTTTTTAACAGAATGAGATACGAAAATGCAGAGCCTGATGAGCACACTTTTGGTGCTTTGGTGTCTGCGGCTGTCAATGATGGTAGTGTTGAAGTGGGAAAAATTATGCATGGACAGGTTTTGACTTCCGGTTTTGGAATGAATAAACATTTACAAACATCTCTTGTTGTTATGTATTCAAGATGTGGACAGTTGGATGAAGCAACACAAATATTTAAGAGTGCAGTTGATAAAGATGTGATATCTTGGACCGCAATGATCTCTGGACTTGTACAGAATGATTCTGCAGACAAGGCGTTGCAAGTATTTCGGCAAATGTTGGTTTTTAAAGTTATTCCATCTACTGCAACTATGGCTTGCGTTCTTGCATCCTGTGGGCAATTGGGTTCTGTCAGACTTGGAACTTCAATTCACTGCTACATACTTAGGCAGCGAATGGCAGTAGATATTCCAACCCAAAATTCTCTTGTTAGTATGTATGCAAAATGTGGCCATTTGGAGCAGAGTTTAGCTGTTTTTTGCTTGATGGAAGAAAGAGATAAAGTTTCTTGGAATGCAATTGTTGCTGGTTATGCGCAGAGTGGATATTTAACTACAGCCTTGTATTTATTCAATGAGATGAGGCTAGTTAACGAACAGCCTGATTCTGTCACAATAATCTCCCTTCTTCAGTCATGTGCTTCCTTGGGAGCATGCCATCAAGGAAAGTGGATTCACAACTTTGTCTTTAGAAGTTCTCTTGGACCGTGCATCAGGATAGGTACAGCCTTGGTTGATATGTATGCTAAATGCGGTGAGTTAGATTCTGCTAGAAAGTGCTTTGATAGTATGCCACAGCACGATACAATTTCGTGGAGCACTATTATCGCAGGATATGGTACTCATGGCAAAGGGGAGACTGCTTTGGAGATGTACTCCAAATTTCTGAAGAACAAGCTCGCACCAAATGATGTCATTTTTTTATCTGTCTTATACGCTTGCAGTCATAATGGACTTGTAGACCATGGAATGAGCTTGTTTGAGTCCATGAAAAAGCATAATGTTAAACCAAAGCTTGAACACTGTGCATGCATAGTTGATCTCCTTTGCCGAGCTGGTAGGATTCAAGATTCATATAACTTCTACATGAAGATGTTCCCAGAACCAGTTAGTGATGTTCTGGGCATAATGCTCGATTCCTGTCGAAGAAATGGTGAAATAGAGCTTGGGGCCATCATCGCCAAAGAAATTTCTGAATTGGAGCCTGTAGATGCTGGTAAATACGTGCAACTAGCTCACAGCTTTGCTTCAACGGCTAAATGGGATGGCGTTGGGGAATCTTGGGTTCAAATGAGATCTCTTGGCCTGAGGAAAGTTCCCGGTTGGAGTTATATTGAAATGCAAGGCTCGATCACCCCCTTTTTCAACCACCATAGCTCACATCCTCAATATGCAAATATAGTTTCCTTATTGAGGAAATTGACTAATGATATGACGGAAATTGTGTTAAGTTCAGAATGTGAAGATGTGCTTCTCTTTGACCCCGATGTGCTTGGAAAATGA
- the LOC142540625 gene encoding protein THYLAKOID ASSEMBLY 8-like, chloroplastic isoform X1 — translation MRVPTLILSRSKSVLFASKSLLDKHFVSIESVICPSPQVHASYSDFPRLWSWFRAYHDGRPRGPLWRGKKLLGKEALFVILGLKRFKDDDEKVDKFIKTHVLRLLKMDLIAVLTELERQEEVHLAVKMFKVIQKQEWYKPDVFLYKDLIVALARRKKMDDVMELWESMKKENLFPDSQTYTEVIRGFLQYGSPADAMNIYEDMKKSPDLPEQLPFRILLKGLLPHPLLRNRVKQDFEEIFPDQHVYDPPQEIFGLR, via the exons ATGCGAGTCCCAACCCTAATTTTGTCGAGGTCAAAATCAGTCCTTTTCGCCTCCAAATCCCTCCTTGACAAACATTTCGTCAGTATTGAATCCGTGATCTGTCCATCACCACAAGTACACGCAAGCTACAGTGATTTTCCGCGACTATGGAGTTGGTTCCGGGCTTACCACGACGGCAGGCCTCGAGGGCCTCTGTGGAGGGGCAAGAAACTACTTGGAAAGGAGGCGCTCTTCGTTATACTGGGCCTCAAGCGATTCAAAGACGATGACGAGAAGGTCGATAAATTCATCAAAACTCACGTGTTAAGGCTCCTCAAAATGGATTTGATCGCTGTTCTAACTGAGCTCGAACGCCAGGAGGAGGTACACCTTGCTGTCAAG ATGTTTAAGGTGATTCAAAAACAAGAATGGTATAAACCGGATGTTTTCCTATACAAGGATTTGATTGTAGCATTGGCTAGGCGCAAAAAAATGGATGATGTGATGGAGTTATGGGAAAGTATGAAAAAGGAAAACTTGTTCCCCGATTCTCAAACTTACACTGAAGTTATTCGGGGTTTCTTACAGTATGGTTCTCCTGCTGATGCAATGAACATATATGAGGACATGAAGAAGTCACCTGATCTACCCGAACAATTGCCATTCAGGATATTGTTGAAGGGGCTTCTGCCGCATCCCTTGTTAAGGAATAGGGTCAAACAAGACTTCGAGGAAATTTTTCCTGATCAACATGTTTATGATCCTCCACAGGAGATATTTGGACTACGATGA
- the LOC142540625 gene encoding protein THYLAKOID ASSEMBLY 8-like, chloroplastic isoform X2, which translates to MDYQMFKVIQKQEWYKPDVFLYKDLIVALARRKKMDDVMELWESMKKENLFPDSQTYTEVIRGFLQYGSPADAMNIYEDMKKSPDLPEQLPFRILLKGLLPHPLLRNRVKQDFEEIFPDQHVYDPPQEIFGLR; encoded by the exons ATGGATTATCAG ATGTTTAAGGTGATTCAAAAACAAGAATGGTATAAACCGGATGTTTTCCTATACAAGGATTTGATTGTAGCATTGGCTAGGCGCAAAAAAATGGATGATGTGATGGAGTTATGGGAAAGTATGAAAAAGGAAAACTTGTTCCCCGATTCTCAAACTTACACTGAAGTTATTCGGGGTTTCTTACAGTATGGTTCTCCTGCTGATGCAATGAACATATATGAGGACATGAAGAAGTCACCTGATCTACCCGAACAATTGCCATTCAGGATATTGTTGAAGGGGCTTCTGCCGCATCCCTTGTTAAGGAATAGGGTCAAACAAGACTTCGAGGAAATTTTTCCTGATCAACATGTTTATGATCCTCCACAGGAGATATTTGGACTACGATGA
- the LOC142540629 gene encoding putative pectate lyase 2, with the protein MDTMTVHIFLAIYQCPQCSSCQTSTMAKPRSNFLLFSWLLVFCMLTFRAHSSQKSSKKPSFTSTFKVMNKIDSCWRSNPNWAKNRQSLADCAVGFGCGAMGGKNGAIYVVTDASDDPVNPKAGSLRYGAIQAQPLWIIFERDMTITLKNELMVNSYKTIDGRGAKVEVTGGPCISIDYVSHVIVHGISVHDCKPGKRGMVRSTPDHVGERLGSDGDSISIFASSNIWIDHCYLARATDGLVDIIHGSTGITVSNNYFTQHDKVMLLGHQDGFAADRVMKVTVVFNHFGPGLIQRMPRVRTGYAHVANNRYDQWLMYAIGGSSDPTILSEGNYFVASNDAYAKQVTKRETNNGWKNWKWRSTNDVFINGAYFVPSGYGSCSPNYSGQQYFAAARGSLVPALTSDAGPLQCRLNVKC; encoded by the exons ATGGATACCATGACTGTGCACATTTTCCTTGCTATTTATCAATGTCCCCAGTGTTCTTCATGTCAAACCTCGACCATGGCGAAGCCGAGATCTAATTTCCTTCTATTTTCTTGGCTGTTAGTCTTTTGCATGCTAACTTTCAGGGCTCATTCATCCCAAAAGAGTTCCAAGAAGCCGTCATTTACGTCAACATTTAAGGTAATGAACAAAATTGATTCTTGTTGGAGATCAAACCCCAACTGGGCTAAGAACCGCCAGTCATTAGCTGACTGCGCGGTTGGGTTTGGATGCGGTGCAATGGGAGGGAAGAATGGCGCCATTTATGTGGTAACGGACGCTTCAGACGACCCTGTGAATCCCAAAGCAGGCTCATTGCGTTATGGTGCGATTCAGGCTCAACCACTTTGGATCATATTTGAAAGGGACATGACTATTACACTTAAGAATGAATTGATGGTGAACAGTTACAAAACAATTGATGGTAGGGGTGCCAAAGTCGAAGTAACCGGAGGTCCCTGTATTAGTATAGATTATGTGAGCCATGTTATAGTCCATGGGATTAGCGTACATGATTGCAAGCCCGGGAAGAGGGGTATGGTCCGGAGCACACCCGATCATGTTGGTGAAAGGCTTGGCAGTGATGGAGATTCCATTAGTATCTTCGCATCATCTAACATTTGGATCGATCATTGCTACCTTGCTCGTGCAACAGATGGTCTCGTTGACATTATACATGGCTCTACTGGTATAACTGTTTCCAACAATTACTTCACTCAACATGATAAG GTGATGTTACTCGGGCATCAAGATGGATTTGCGGCGGACAGGGTAATGAAAGTTACCGTGGTTTTCAACCACTTTGGCCCCGGATTGATTCAAAGGATGCCAAG GGTTAGAACCGGATACGCGCATGTTGCCAACAATAGGTACGACCAGTGGCTTATGTATGCAATTGGTGGGAGTTCTGATCCAACTATACTTAGTGAAGGGAACTATTTTGTTGCTTCGAATGATGCTTACGCTAAACAG GTTACAAAGAGGGAGACAAATAATGGTTGGAAAAACTGGAAATGGAGGTCGACTAACGATGTATTTATAAATGGAGCGTATTTTGTACCATCGGGTTACGGAAGCTGCTCTCCAAATTATTCGGGACAGCAGTATTTTGCTGCCGCTCGGGGCTCTTTAGTCCCCGCCTTGACATCAGATGCCGGTCCTCTCCAATGCCGCCTTAATgtaaaatgctaa
- the LOC142540630 gene encoding uncharacterized protein LOC142540630 produces the protein MASKLLPYFCSSLFTILPLYLLSSTQAKTSQLCRNSCGEIPINYPFGIDDGCGSPYYRHILVCTDSGQLEVRTPSGRYPIRNVSYSDPHIFVTDPFMWDCQDGNEFRPTRPFSLDTSTRFKLSPQNDYLFFNCSENDVVMESRPIFCERFPEQCDSTCDTASYLCRNLPECASALHGSTCCSYYPKGSESLRMMLKHCSTYTSVYWSNLGVTPAYSQVPEYGIRVDFEIPVTTRCLRCQDNAKGGGVCGFDTETQDFLCLCEKGNTTTRCEDHHNRPGVVTGVVTAVSIAGALGIGAGLWYLRKLRTKAPVTHGVQSNENRLF, from the exons ATGGCATCAAAATTATTACCTTATTTTTGCTCCTCCCTATTCACAATACTCCCATTATATCTCCTAAGCTCAACACAAGCCAAAACAAGCCAATTATGTCGAAACTCTTGCGGTGAAATACCAATAAACTACCCTTTCGGTATAGACGATGGCTGCGGTAGCCCGTATTACAGGCACATCTTGGTATGCACTGACTCGGGCCAACTCGAAGTCCGTACCCCATCAGGTAGATATCCAATCCGAAATGTGAGTTATTCGGATCCACACATTTTCGTCACTGATCCATTCATGTGGGATTGCCAAGATGGTAATGAGTTTCGTCCCACCAGGCCATTTAGCCTGGATACAAGCACTAGgttcaaactctcacctcaaaATGACTATCTTTTCTTCAACTGTAGTGAGAATGATGTGGTCATGGAATCCAGGCCCATTTTTTGCGAACGGTTTCCTGAACAATGCGACTCCACCTGTGACACAGCTAGTTATCTCTGCAGAAACTTGCCCGAATGTGCTTCTGCATTGCATGGCAGCACGTGTTGTTCTTATTATCCAAAAGGGAGTGAGTCTTTAAGAATGATGCTCAAACATTGTTCAACATATACGAGTGTTTATTGGAGCAATCTCGGTGTTACACCTGCTTATAGTCAGGTTCCGGAGTATGGGATCAGGGTTGATTTCGAAATTCCTGTCACTACTCGTTGTCTCCGGTGCCAGGACAATGCAAAGGGTGGTGGTGTTTGTGGGTTTGATACAGAAACACAGGATTTCTTGTGTTTGTGTGAGAAAGGAAATACGACCACTCGTTGTGAAG ATCATCATAATAGGCCTGGAGTGGTAACAG GGGTTGTAACAGCAGTTTCAATAGCTGGTGCGTTGGGTATTGGTGCTGGATTGTGGTATCTGAGAAAGCTGAGGACAAAAGCGCCTGTAACACATGGAGTTCAAAGCAATGAAAACAGGCTTTTCTGA